A stretch of the Myxococcales bacterium genome encodes the following:
- a CDS encoding formamidopyrimidine DNA glycosylase: MPEGDTLFRAARSLDAVLAGRRVAAFRSSLGERVDDGRVGRAIERVRSRGKNLFVVFEDGFSLHVHLGMQGAFRIATREAPRPLPRDAALFLEVDDGTRVVCVTPSRLALLRGDEARQASPFGTAPLEPGPDLLAATFSTETALPGFRARATDPIGDVLMMQHVVAGIGNVYKSEVLFLEKVWPFKLVAELDDAAIGRVLIRARDLLRRNALAASGVRVTRARDGGRHWVYRRSGKPCFTCGHGIAMKRQANGRSTYFCSACQRP, from the coding sequence ATGCCTGAGGGCGACACGCTCTTTCGCGCGGCGCGGAGCCTCGACGCCGTACTCGCGGGGCGACGAGTCGCCGCATTTCGCTCGTCGCTCGGCGAACGCGTCGACGATGGCCGAGTCGGCAGGGCCATCGAGCGCGTTCGTTCGCGTGGAAAGAACTTGTTCGTGGTCTTCGAGGACGGGTTTTCGCTCCATGTGCACCTGGGAATGCAGGGCGCCTTTCGCATCGCCACGCGCGAGGCGCCGCGCCCACTGCCAAGGGATGCCGCGCTCTTCTTGGAGGTCGACGACGGCACGCGCGTGGTCTGCGTGACGCCCTCGCGACTCGCCTTGCTCCGCGGCGACGAAGCGCGGCAGGCGAGCCCCTTTGGTACGGCGCCACTGGAACCGGGGCCGGACTTGCTTGCGGCGACCTTTTCCACGGAGACCGCGCTCCCGGGCTTCCGTGCAAGAGCGACGGACCCCATAGGCGACGTGCTCATGATGCAGCACGTGGTCGCCGGCATCGGCAACGTCTACAAGTCCGAGGTCTTGTTCTTGGAGAAGGTTTGGCCCTTCAAGCTGGTGGCGGAGCTCGATGACGCTGCGATTGGCCGTGTGCTCATTCGCGCTCGAGACCTCCTCCGAAGAAACGCGCTCGCGGCATCCGGGGTACGCGTCACGCGCGCGCGCGACGGCGGCCGTCACTGGGTCTACCGCCGAAGCGGCAAACCGTGCTTCACCTGCGGCCACGGGATCGCGATGAAGCGTCAAGCAAACGGTCGCTCCACCTATTTTTGCAGCGCGTGCCAACGCCCATGA